CAGATCGACCAGTCCCTTGAAGTTTCCTTCGCTGCCGATCGGAAGCTGAACCAGTACCGGGGTCCTCTCGAAGGTGTCTGCGAGATCGCCCAGAGTGTCCTGATAGGACGCTCTCTCTTTGTCTAGCATGTTGAAGAAGGCTATGATGCCCTTGCCCTGTTCTCTGGCTATCATACCGAACCTCTCCGTTTGTATTTCCATTCCAGCCGTCGAGTTTATGACCACCACCACGTTTTCACAGGCATAAATACCGTTGACCGTCTCAGCCATAAAATCGGCCATACCTGGAGTATCGAGCACGTATATTCTATTCTCTCCGTGAGTGAAACTCGTTACTCCCATAGAGAAGCTGGCCTTCTTCTCCTTTTCTATCTCTTCAGTATCAGTTGCCAGGATGCCTGTTCTATCAATAAGCTTGGCATTGAACAACATCGCATCCACCAGCTGAGTTTTTCCGGAGCCGTGGTGTCCAATGAGCGCGATATCTCTTTTGGCATCGACCGGAATCTTGTTCATAATCTGACCACCTCCAAATCTGTCTATTTACGTGTACCCATTATAACTACTGGAAGGGAAGGTATTCCAGAAGAAGGAGTGTTAACAACTTTACCTTCAACCATCATTATGGAGGACTTACCGCCATCCAGACACATCAGGGAATCGAAACCTTTGTCCTTGAAAAATTCTATCATTTCTTTCATGGATAGACCATAGCTGCTCTGCTGGTAACCGTCGATGACTATGAAAACTATCTCGCCAGTCTTCTTGATGCCCACCAGAGTTCTTGGGGCGCGAACGTCTATCAAGGATGAGGAGTAATAGTTTCGTTCGTAATCGCTTACCGGAACGCCGTCGTGGATTATCATCGGACCGCCTTCAACCGCAGAGACCAGGTTTTCTCCATAGGAGTTGATAAGTTTGAATTTGACGGTATTGCCGACGGAAATGTTTCCCGACTTCTGGACCGCCGACGGCGATAGGACGAGAACGTTAGTGCCCTGCTTTACGAAGGAGACGTAACCTTTCGAGACGACTCTTCCGGAGTTCTCGATCACCAAGTATTGGAAATCGTCGAATTCAGGGAGGGTATTTCTATACTCGTCAGTGTAGAGAACGACCTCTCCTCTGTACGGAGAGTTGACGCCGGTTATCTGTACGGTTCTTCCGCCGATTTCGGCCAGGTAAATTATATCCATCCTTGAGACGTAAACTCTACCCTTGTCGGTTACATACAGAGCCGGTCTACCCAGCGAGGGCAGACCCAGTACCTCTCCGTCTCTTATTAGCAGGCCAATGGGTAGGTTCTGATTCTGGTCGAAGTACCCGCCGTTGATCATTATTTCTGGCTTTCTTCGATTGAAGATATCGGAAGCCTTTTCGAGCGCGGCTATACCGTTGTAAGCAAGCTCGACCGAGAAGACGAGTTTCTCGGGATTCATTTCGAGATAAGACATGCTGAACCTGCGGCCATCGACATACGACTCATAAAGACTCAAAGAGTAACTGGAAGCGGTTTCTATCTGGACCATCCTGCCCAGTCCGCTCTTGCTCCGGAAAACCACGTACAATCCATCGATCTCGTACTCGATATCGCCCCAGGGTTTGTCGAAAATCAGGCGAACAAAGTCTCTTCCGGATGATATCGAAACTTCGTCGTAGTCAAGCAACGGATCGACCATAGCCGGGCGAAGGGTTATCGCCAGCGAGCCACTCCCGGTCCACCAATAGGTTATGAAGTCGGGAAGAACCTTCCTGTCCAGTAAAATTTTGATGCTGTCAACCTGATTGTCGATCTTCTTGATCCTCAAAGGCTGAGAATACAGCACCAGCGAGTTAGTTCCGCTGAAAATTGAAGCTCTGGTTATGACCGAGAGCAGCTCGGAATTTATGTACACCACACCGTCTCTTATCAGAAGAGCATTATCGAATTCGTTCCCGAATTCAACAGTTGCCCTGGAAGTTTTATGCGAAAGCGAAACAATCGCTCCGGAGGGCAAAATCATGATCGTCTCCTCCTGGCGGAGAGACTGGGAAATCACCACTCCTTTCAGCATTTTGTCGATGATTTCGATGCTCACGAACTCACCGGAAGGACTCGATATGACGACATCTGCGTAGGTCATCATCTGGCCTTTTTCATCGAGATAAACGAGGTTTTTCGAAAGGGCGGTGAGACAAACAACGGTGAAAAGAAGAATAAACAGACGTCTCATGATCACCTCAGAGAACCTCGTGAACGATTTGAGGGGGCAACACTTCGCTAGTAGAAAAAGAGAAAGTCTCCATGAGGACTTTTCTCTCCAATTCCACCAGTTCCCGACTATTCCCGTGTATAACGGCAAGCGTTTCACCTCTGGCCACTCTGTCGCCGATCTTTTTTATTACTTCCACCCCTACGGCCGGATCGATTACATCCTCTTTGGTCTTTCTGCCGGCTCCGAGTCTCATACATACCAACCCGACACCTTCGGCATCGATTCCAGAGACGAAACCATCTCGTTCGGCCTTGATCTCTTCGATAACACCGGCCGGGGAAAGATATTTCCGGTAGTTGGCGGATAAGTCGATCGGACCTCCCTGAGCGGCAACGAACTCGTCGAATTTGGCCAAGGCCTTTCCCGAGTCGATAACGTCTTTAACTATATCGGGTGCACTGTTTTCGTCGGCGACCCCTCCGATTATCAACATTCTTTCGGAGATCACCCGGCACAGAAGCTCTAGATCGGCCGGGCCGTTGCCTTTCAGCGTCTCTATAGCCTCGATTACTTCTAGAGAATTGCCCACCATTCTTCCAAGGGGCTGGTCCATGTCGCTTATGACCGCACCTACCTTTTTACCTCCTCTTTTGCCGATGTCTATCATTGCCAGAGCGAGTTCCCTTGCATCTTTGAAATTCTTCATGAAGGCACCCTTGCCAGTTTTGACATCGAGGAGTATTCCATCGGAACCGATGGCGAGTTTTTTACTCATTATGCTTGAGGCTATGAGTGAAATCTCTTCGACCGTTGCCGTAACATCTCTCAGGGCATATATCTTCTTGTCGGCAACGGCAACTTCGGCAGTCTGACCGGCCAGGGCTATTCCGATTTTTGAAGCCTGCTTTTTGAATCTATCAACTTCCAGTGAAGTGGTGAAACCCGGTATGGACTCGAGCTTGTCGATCGTGCCCCCGGTATGACCCAGCCCCCTGCCGGAGAGTTTTGCGAAGACCAACCCGCAGGAGGCCACCACAGGTCCCACTATGAGTGTAACCTTGTCACCGACGCCACCGGTAGAGTGTTTATCGATTTTGGTACCCTCGATGGACGACAGGTCTATTTTCTCTCCGGAGTTCAACATTATATCTGTCAGGGAGGATCTTTCTTCCGGAGAGAGGTGGTTGAAGTAAACGGCCATCAGCCAGGCCGCCATCTGGTAGTCTGGTACCAGACCTTTCACATAGCCCGTTACCAGCTCTTCTATTTCGGATCGGGAGTTCTCCAGTCCGTTACGTTTTTTCAGAATGATATCGTATATTCTCATCCAAACACCTTCTTCAACGGCAGTTTTACCTTGAAAATCGTGCCCGTTCCATACTCGCTCTCCAGGTTGATGCTACCTCTGTGTTTTTCTACTATAAAACGAGTTATGGCCAGCCCTAGACCGGTTCCGCCCATCTTTCTTGATCGAGCCTTGTCAACCCTGTAGAATCTTTCGAAAATATGTTTGAGCGATTCTTCGGGTATTCCGACACCACTGTCCTCAACTTCAATCAGAGCAAAATTGTTTTGCGCATAAATTCTCAACCAGACTTCTTTCGGGCCGTGCTCTTTGGCTGCGGTGTATTTGACGGCGTTATCCACCAGATTCAGAAGCAGCTGTACCAGTCTGTCGAAGTCTCCATCTATGAAGATGCCCTCTTCCAGGTCAGTATTTAGTATTACTTCTCTTTCGTCGGCCAGCGGTTTCACTATTCTGAGAACGTAGTTGGCCACTTCTATCAATTCGATTTCTTCGAAGTTGAAGGTTGCATCGCCAGATTCAAGTTTTTCCAGATCGAGAAGATCGTTTATCAATCTCGTCATTCTCGCCGATTCGTTCTCGATTATTTTCAGAAACCTGTAAACGGTTTCTTTATCCTCCAGATCGTCTTCGGCCAATGTCTCTGAGTATCCGTGTATTGAAGTCAACGGCGTTCTCAACTCGTGTGAAACGTTGGCCACAAAGTCTCTTCTCATCGCTTCGAGTTCTTTCTCTTTAGTAATGTCCCTCAGCAATATAAGATGCTTTACCTGTTCCTTCAGCGCTACGCGTATGATCTTGCATTCCATTATCGCTCTTTTGGGGTAGTACATATTTATTTCCGATTCCTGGTTTTCACCAGTTCTGATAACCTCATCGAGTAGGTCTCCTATATAGTAGTTGTCTATGCCTTCGCTTATTTTCCTTCCCAGGAGCTCTTTGCTGGAGAGATCTCTGGCGGACTTGTTAACGTATTCGATCCTCCCGTCGTTGGAAGTTATTAAGAGCGCTTCGCCGAGGTTGTCCAGGATGGTCATGAGGTTCTCCTGCCTCGCGCTGAGCCGGTCGTAAGCCTCCCGGCTCTGGGCGAGCAGTTGTTGAACTCTTTTGTATATGAAGATGAACTCGGCGCTTTGTGGAACATCTACCATATCCGCAAAGCGCCTTTTAGCAGCATTCGATCGCTCGTTCTTCTGCTTCTCGATAAAATAAAGTATAAAGAGAGAAACAGATACAATTGTAAAAAGTAGACAGAGAAGGAGCAACGAATCAGTCTTCCTTTCCCGGGTCTCTGAACTTGTAACCTTTTCCTCTAACGGTAATAATGTACTTTGGATTCGAAGCATCTTCTTCTATCTTGGTTCTGAGCCTTCTTATGTGTACATCAACCGTTCTGGTATCGCCGTAGTAGTCATAGCCCCACAGTTTGTCGAGGAGAACGTCCCGGCTAAAGACCTTTCCTTCGTTCTCGGCCAAAAATCTCAAAAGTTCGAACTCAAGCGGAGTAAGGCTTACCATCCTGTTTCTCACTCTTACTTCGTACTTCTCGGTATCGATCTCGAGTTCTCTGGCGATTATCTTCTTGGGTCTTTCCTCCTTGGCCTGGGCACTCTGCTGAATTCTTCTAAAAACCGCTCTGATTCTAGCCAGAACCTCTCTGACGCTGAATGGCTTTGTGATGTAATCGTCGGCACCAAGTTCCAGTCCGAGGACTTTGTCGAACTCTTCGCTCTTCGCGCTGAGGAAGATCACCGGAGTCTGCCTGAACTTTTCCGTAGCTCTCAAATTTCTCACCAGTTCGAAGCCGTCCATTCCGGGAAGCATTATATCGACTATGAACATGTCCGTTTCGTTGTCCTCTGCAATCTTCAAGGCTTCTTCAGCGTCGTAGGCTTTCAGAACGTCGTAACCTTCCTTCTTCAGGTTAAAGGTCAGAAGTTCCACAATCGAGGGTTCATCATCAATAACAAGAATACTCTTCTTTGCCATGCATTTTCCACTCCTTCCGTCTCAAATTCAGTTCTTCTACATATCTCTGGAGGAAAGGGGTAGCATTTCTCTCCTCTTTCAGATATTCCAGGAAATTCTCAGAACCTGCCTCATCGATGTTTCCCAGTGCGTACTGCAGAAATGATTCCTTAAGGCTTTCAAAATCTGATTTCACGCCGGGCATTCTTAACCTGCTTTTTAGATCCCTTTCAATCTTCTTAAGCAACTGTAAGCTCTCCATCGGCATTCCTTCGAAAGGGGTGCCCGGTTTTGGTACGAGCGGATTCAAACTCAATACCACCTGCGAATAACCCATTCTTACGGCCGATTTCGCAATATCCACTATTCCACTCCTGTCGGACTCGTCTTCGAAGAAAGCCCCGTATATGAAATAGAGTTTGATATTTTTGAATCCTTTTTTAATGCCCATTTCCAGGGCTGTATCTATGTCTCTATCGTTTATACCTTTCCCGAAGAGGTTTCTGATTCTCTGACTTCCTCCTTCGGGTGCTATGGTGAAAATCTTCTGATTACCTTTTTTCAAAACTTCCAGAAGGTTTTCCGACAGAGCGTCCAGCCTCAACGAAGAGACCGACAGATCGTAATCTAGTTCGATCGCACGTTCCAGTACACGGTCAATGAATGGATAATCGGTTACCGTGGCCGCGACGAGTCCGAATCTTTTCGTGATATGAGCCTGGCGATCCATTATATCCAGAAGTTCGTCTGGATCTCTGAATCTGGCATTACCAAAGCGATAACCCGAAACACAGAATCTACATTTTCTTTTGCAGCCTCTACCGATCTCTATAAGAAAACGATCTTTGAAAACCGATTCCGGGGTGATAAACAAGCTCTGTCCCAGCTCATCGTCGTAAAAAACCTCTGGAGCCTCCGGTTCCAAAGTCATCACAGATACGGTTTCCTCTCTGTTCATGGACGGCCTAAGGGCGGCCAATCTTTCTAGAAAGTTCCGATTTAGATCACCCCTGTTGACCACGTCGGCTACTCTGGAAACTAGAGAATCGTTGAAATATGTCATTGCCCCGCCCATAACTATCACAGGATGGGAAGGTAATCTTTCCCCTCTTTTAAGGGGTATTCCGTAGCTATTCAAGATGTCAAAGACGTTTAGTATATCGAGTTCGAAATGCACTGAAAAGGCCCAGATCCTGAACTCGTCCAATGGCGTTAAACTGTCCAGAGAGTAAAACCTCTTCGATTCTGGAACGTAATAAAAACGCTCAGCCCTCACGTTAGGCAGCGAGTTAAACCTTTTCAAGAGTACGTGTGTCGATAAACTTGAACTCGCTACTCTGTAATCGTTAGGATATATAAGGGCTACAAGCACATCACCGGTGAAGTCTATCTCTTCTATGAAACGTTCTTTCGATCTAAAAGCCGACACCAGCGAGTATTCGTTCCAGCTTCTCGTATCCCTGGGTTTACGCACTAACGCTTCTCCTGAGAAAATCGAGAGATACGAATCTCCTTACGAACTCAAAAGAAGCTCTTAAAACTTCGTTTTGAAGGACTGTGCCTGAAAATTTGACGTTTACACCGTCTAAAACCGCCAGATCCATATTCACAGTAATCTCTTCGAAGAATTTGACGGGCGACAGGTGCTTGAGAGAAGTCTCACACACCACACTCACCAGACCATCGACTTCTAAATCGTTCAGAAGACTGTGACCACATCCGTGCACTAACTTAAGAAGCCCGCTTGTGGAAATCAGTCCAAGAATTTCGCTATCGGAATTTTCCGACCAGCGTAGCGAAACATCGTCGGGAGTGAGAGAAAAGGTGTACGTCTTTCCCGTGAGAGCTCTCAACTTCTCCAGATCAGGCATTTCCAAGCTCCGGTTTCCCCATGATCTTTCCACCTTCGATTTTTGGGCCTGTGACGACATCTACCTCTTCAAAATCGTCTTTGTAGAAATTACCGCTATCAAGACCAAGAATATCGGCCAGTTCTCTTCCCGTAATAGTCTCTTTCTGAAGAAGAAACTCGGCCGCTTCATCGAGTTTCTTCCTCTGGTCGGAAAGCACTCTCTTGGCCTTTTCGTAACTGGTGAGGACTATCTTCTTCACTTCAGCATCGATTTCACTCGCTATCTCCTCGGAGTAATTCTTCATCCTGGTAAGTTCTCTGCCGAGGAAGACCTCTTCTTCTTCCTTGCCCCAGGCTATCGGTCCAAGTCTCTCACTCATACCGAACTGAGTCACCATGCTCCTGGCCATGGCGCTGGCCCTTTCAAGATCGCTGGAGGCTCCGGTGGTTATTTCGCCAAAGACCAGATCCTCGGCCGCTCTACCACCTAGAGCCTGAGCCATGTTGTCCAGAAGCTCGGATTTGGTTATCAAATAGCGATCCTCTAGCGGAAGGCTCTCGGTGAAGCCCAGTGTCGAGGTACCGCGCGGTATGATCGTTACTTTGTGAACCGGGAAGGCGTTCGGTAAAACAAGGCCTACCACCGCGTGTCCCAGTTCGTGATAGGCGAGAATTTTCTTCTCCTTGTCGCTGATTATCCTGGACTTTTTCGCCGGCCCGGCAAGGACTCTATCGATAGCCTCTTCCAGCTCAAACATGCCGATCATCTTTTTCTTCTTTCTTGCCGATAGAATGGCCGCTTCATTTATCAGGTTTTCCAGATCGGCTCCCACGAAGCCGGGGGTTCTTCTGGCAAGAAGCTGCACATCTACATCGGGGTCGATCGGTTTACCACGCATGTGTATCTTCAAAATAGCCGCCCTGCCATTCAGGTCTGGTGGATCGACAGAGATCTTTTTATCAAACCTTCCCGGTCTCAACAGAGCTTTATCCAGAATATCCGGTCTGTTTGTGGCGGCAATTACGATGACGCCCGTCTTGGCGTCAAAACCGTCCATTTCTACCAGTATTTGGTTGAGAGTCTGTTCACGTTCATCGTGACCTCCCCCTAGGCCGGCTCCCCTGTGTCTGCCCACGGCGTCGATTTCGTCTATAAACACGATGGCCGGAGCCGATGTCTTTGCCTGCGCGAAGAGATCTCTAACCCTTGCGGCACCCACACCGACAAAAAGTTCCACGAAATCCGAACCGCTTATGAAAAAGAATGGGACTTCGGCTTCACCGGCAACCGACCTGGCCAGAAGAGTCTTTCCCGTTCCAGGAGGTCCTACAAGAAGGATTCCTTTGGGCATCCTGGCACCCGTATCCCTGAATATTGAAGGGTCTTTCAGGAAACTCACCACATCGGCCAATTCCTGTTGAGCTTCGTCAACTCCCGCGACATCCTTAAAGGTCACCTTTTTATCACTGCTCGTATACTTCTTGGCCGGGCTCTTTGTGAAGGTGAAGGCTTGTGAATTCCTCCCCGAAAGCGACCTCATGGCGAAGAACCATATGAAGACTATTATTGCAAGAGGGATTATGGTTCCCAGAAGGTTCACCCAGAAGAGCGAATCCCCACCTCTTTCGAAAGTTATATTCACACCCCTTCTGGCGAGTTGATCTAGCTGGTCCTGAAAGGTTTGAGTGATCAACGTTTGAGAGGGGAAATAGGTTTCTAGAGAACGTCTGGGGTTGTCTCCAGTGATGTAAACAACTTTTCCATTGTCGTAGATAACTATATCTATTATGTTATTGAAATCATCCAGAAACTTAGTATATGGGACTTCAATGCTGGTTTCCGATGGGTACAAACCACGAAGAGCGACCAACAAGAATATGCCTAAAACAACATAAAAAAGGATCATCCCGAGCCTGGGCCTTTGTTCCATGAATTACCTCCTTTCAAGGCTAAAAACTACTAATTCAGTACATGAAGGGTCCGCCCTACAAAGCTCGCTGGTCACGATGCCAGGAACCCAGAGAATCTCACCTCTGGCATTTTCTAGAATCAGTAATTTGCTCCAAAAACCCTTCAAACCTTTCTCCGAGACTATTCGTTCAATTCTCTTGGTACCGCTCATCCCGAAAGGAACGATATAATCTTTTTTATCAGCCGGTCTCAGTTTCAATGGAAGAGTCATTCTTCTGATACCGCACACGCTTAAAAAACGTCCATCCAACCTGCCTGAGAGTTTTTTCCCTTCCCGGATTCTCAATCTCCAACCTCCGAGAGAGATTTCAAAAGGCAGTGAAAATACCTCTACCGATTCAAGAGTTTCAAATATCAGGCTCTTCTTGTAAAAAAACACGTAATTTCCAAGCCTGGATCCCTTTAGATCTTCTCTGAATTCTACGGTCCAGCCGTTTCTCTCGCTCATAAGAAGATCGTAAAAGGCCTCGATTCTTTCTCTAGAAGGCGGATAACCGTCTGAACTCATTTTCGAAACGATCTCTCTCACAGTCTCGAAAAGTAGCGCTCTGTACATACCTTTCAACCTGACGTTCTCAACGAAGAGTATTCCATCTATTGTCTCGAACGACGACAGCGCTTCCATAATGTCTTTTTCGACTATCGAATAGCCATCGTAAAGATTTTCAAAAAAACGCCACATCGCTTCGTTGAAAGACGGATTCAATCTCTTTAACTCCGGCACTATCTTAAGACGCACAGAGTTTCTGTCAAAGCTTGTATCCAGATTTGTCTCGTCTTCCATAAATGTAACCATGTTAATTGTAACATAATCCATGATACGTTGCATATCACAGAACAGTAATGGTCTTACTATATCACCATTCGACGGTCTTAGACCAACAACTCCCTTCAATCCCGTTCCCCGTGCCATTCGAAGTAACATGGTTTCGATCAGGTCATCGCGGTTGTGAGCCACGGCGATGACGTCACATGATTGTGCGTTTTTAACTTCTCTCAGAAAATCGTATCTGACTTTTCTTGCAGCTTCTTCGACTGAAAGGCCAGGGGTCTTCGCCATGTAATCCTTCACATCTCTTCTCTCGTGAAAAAAAGCGATTCCCTTTTCGGTGCAGACCTGCCTTATCATCTCGGCTTCTTCCATCGGCCCTTTTTCACGAAGACCGTGGTCCATGTTGGCCACTACCAGCTCGATCGAAAGGAGGGGCTTCAAGTTCCACAATATGTTCAAAAGAGCCATGGAATCTTTTCCGCCAGAAACGGCTACAAGAACCCTCTGGGCGGGTTTCAACAGATTCCAACGTCCGATGAAACCGAGTGTTTCCTCTTCAAGTACATGCATCTTTTACACCACCATCTATAACAATGCGCCCATTAAGGGCGCATCTGGAGCCAACGAAGGGAATTGAACCCCCAACCTGCTCATTACGAATGAGCCGCTCTGCCGATTGAGCTACGTTGGCACCTGGAATCAATTTTATATCACCCGACAGTCTATGTCAACGAGTTCACGACGCGTAGGAAACGCTCCTGCGTTCCCTGATGACAGTTACCTTGATAACTCCTGGGTATTCAAGTTCTTCTTCGATCTTTTTGGCTATGTCCATCGCCAGCTTTTCAGCCAGTATATCATCCACTTTCTCAGGCTCGACGATAACACGTATTTCTCTGCCGGCCTGTATGGCGTAGGCCTTTTCGATGTGTTTGAAACCTGTGGCTATGTTTTCCAGGCTTTCCAGTCTCTTTATGTACATATCAAGCGATTCTCTCCTGGCACCGGGTCTAGACGCAGAAACGGCATCAGCCGCTGCCACGAGAACGGCCTCTGGGGTTATGGCTTCGGTCTCGCCGTGGTGGTACTGAATCATGTTCACCACCTGGTTCTTCTCTCCAAATCTCTTGGCTATCTCTCCCCCGATAATCGAGTGCGATCCTTCGATTTCATGATCTACGGCCTTTCCTATATCGTGGAGTATAGCCCCGCGCTTGACCTTGTCAACGTTCAGCCCCAGCTCCGAAGCCATTAGAGCGGCCAGATGCGCGACTTCTATGGAGTGTTGCAGGACGTTCTGACCGTAACTGGTTCTGAACTTCAACCGTCCGAGAAGCTTGACCAGTTCGGGATGCATGGAAGGTATCCCAACCTTCATAAGCGCTTCTTGACCGGCTTCCTTTATTTCGTTGTAAATCTCCTTCTTCGATTTTTCGTACATCTCTTCTATGCGAGCCGGATGAATTCTACCGTCTTCAACCAGTTTGTCAAGAGTCATTTTCGCTATGGCCCTTCTTAAGGGGTTGAAACAGGAGACAACAACCACTTCTGGCGTGTCGTCGATCACAAGGTCCGATCCGGTGAGTTTCTCGAAGGCCCTTATATTTCTTCCCTCTCTACCTATTATTCTTCCCTTCATCTCGTCGGACGGCAGACTCACCGTGCTTACGGTTACATCTCCGGTATAGTCGGCCGCATACCTCTGTATCGAATTGACGATGACCCATTTGGCGTAACGACTCCCCTCTTCGTCGTACTGGTCTTTAAGCTGTTTGAGCTTCTGCGCCAGATCGTGTTCGTATATCTCCTCGGCTCTCTTGAGGACAATATCTCTGGCTTCTTCCATGGTGAGTTCGGAAAGGTGGAATAATTTCTTTTCGGCCTCTTCTTTCATGGTCTCCACCGCTATCCTTTCATTCTCGACCTGTTGTCTCGCCTTTTCGATAGTCTCTTCCTTCTTATCGATGTTGTCCTCTCTTCTTGAGATCCTTTCTTCCCATTGCTTGAGTTCTTCCCTGTCTCTCTTGAACTCCTTTTCTTGCTCTTCCCTCAGTTTATGTAATTCTTCTCTGCCCTCGATCAAGGCTTTCTTTTTGAGGTGTTCGGCCTCTTCGTTTGCCCTTTTTAGTATCGATTCCGAGTCTTGTTTAGCCGCTTTAAGCTGATTTTGCAAATCATCTTTTACTTTTTTGACGGCCCGAGGAATCAATATATAATAGGCCAGGGTAAATCCGGCTGCCAGACCGACCATTATTCCAACTATTACTAAAATCATCCACACGTCGCTGGCCCTTTGCTGTAATTACTCTAGGATACCAGCTCCCTCCTTTCACAATATCTCTCTCAATACTTCATCGATACTCCCAATCGGGAAACCCCTTCTGAAGAGTTTTCTCCTTAGTTTTTCAGCGTCCTCTGCCCTTGCGTTTCCAATGGCTCTCTTGATTATCTCTTTCAAGTCACACTCTTTAATTTCTCTGTTCATGGCCTCTTCTATAGTTTCCTCGGCCACGCCCAGCTCCAAAAGCTCCATCTTCAATCTGAACGGCCCTTTGTAGTGAACGTTGAGACCGTCGCTTATATAAATGGCCGCAAACCGCTCATCGTTTATCAAACCCTGCTCTACCAATTTCTTCATGGTTTCGGCGATTTCACTCTGGTCGTACTGCCTTCGAGTGAGGTATTCCTGAATTTCTCTGGCCGATCTAAGTCTGAACTTCAAGTATCTCAATGCATCGCCGACCGGATCAGACTTCATTCTTCTTCCTTTTCCTCTTTTTGCCTTTCCAGGAGGGGCAGATTGTTTGCGGCCCTTAGTCTGTTCTCGATTTCGAACATCACATCCGGATTGCTTTTAAGATACTCCACTCCGTTGGCCTTCCCCTGCCCGATGCTGACTTCAGCGCCATCGGGGGTTATGTAGTTGTACCAGGCACCTTTTCTCTCTATTATGTTTGCCTCTGCGGCCAGGTTGAACAGTTCGTTGGCATGCTCGATACCCTGTCCATAGATGATGTCGACCTTGGCCTCTTTGAATGGAGGCGCTACTTTGTTTTTCACGACTTTGATAATTGTTTCATTTCCAAGCACGTTGGTACCTTCTCTGATCGCGCTTCCCTTTCTCACTTCGAGCCTTACGGAGGAATAGAACTTCAGCGCCACACCTCCGGTTGTGGTTTCGGGGTTTCCGTAAACGACACCGATCTTCATTCTTGTCTGATTGATGAAGATAACTATGCATTTGGATCTGCTAACATTACCTGAGATCTTTCTCAGAGCCTGCGACATGAGTCTAGCCTGTAAGCCGACTTGCAGCTCTCCCATG
This portion of the Mesotoga infera genome encodes:
- a CDS encoding regulatory protein RecX; translation: MKSDPVGDALRYLKFRLRSAREIQEYLTRRQYDQSEIAETMKKLVEQGLINDERFAAIYISDGLNVHYKGPFRLKMELLELGVAEETIEEAMNREIKECDLKEIIKRAIGNARAEDAEKLRRKLFRRGFPIGSIDEVLREIL
- the ftsH gene encoding ATP-dependent zinc metalloprotease FtsH produces the protein MEQRPRLGMILFYVVLGIFLLVALRGLYPSETSIEVPYTKFLDDFNNIIDIVIYDNGKVVYITGDNPRRSLETYFPSQTLITQTFQDQLDQLARRGVNITFERGGDSLFWVNLLGTIIPLAIIVFIWFFAMRSLSGRNSQAFTFTKSPAKKYTSSDKKVTFKDVAGVDEAQQELADVVSFLKDPSIFRDTGARMPKGILLVGPPGTGKTLLARSVAGEAEVPFFFISGSDFVELFVGVGAARVRDLFAQAKTSAPAIVFIDEIDAVGRHRGAGLGGGHDEREQTLNQILVEMDGFDAKTGVIVIAATNRPDILDKALLRPGRFDKKISVDPPDLNGRAAILKIHMRGKPIDPDVDVQLLARRTPGFVGADLENLINEAAILSARKKKKMIGMFELEEAIDRVLAGPAKKSRIISDKEKKILAYHELGHAVVGLVLPNAFPVHKVTIIPRGTSTLGFTESLPLEDRYLITKSELLDNMAQALGGRAAEDLVFGEITTGASSDLERASAMARSMVTQFGMSERLGPIAWGKEEEEVFLGRELTRMKNYSEEIASEIDAEVKKIVLTSYEKAKRVLSDQRKKLDEAAEFLLQKETITGRELADILGLDSGNFYKDDFEEVDVVTGPKIEGGKIMGKPELGNA
- the recA gene encoding recombinase RecA translates to MISKDKKNALERAIKDIEKQFGKGSVMLMGELEDQNIEVISTGSLALDIALTVGGYPRGRVVEVYGAESSGKTTIALHAIAEVQKRGGIAAFIDAEHALDINYAQNLGVDVDNLLVSQPDYGEQALDIVDGLIRSNAVDLIVVDSVAALVPRTEIEGAMGELQVGLQARLMSQALRKISGNVSRSKCIVIFINQTRMKIGVVYGNPETTTGGVALKFYSSVRLEVRKGSAIREGTNVLGNETIIKVVKNKVAPPFKEAKVDIIYGQGIEHANELFNLAAEANIIERKGAWYNYITPDGAEVSIGQGKANGVEYLKSNPDVMFEIENRLRAANNLPLLERQKEEKEEE
- the tilS gene encoding tRNA lysidine(34) synthetase TilS, which gives rise to MHVLEEETLGFIGRWNLLKPAQRVLVAVSGGKDSMALLNILWNLKPLLSIELVVANMDHGLREKGPMEEAEMIRQVCTEKGIAFFHERRDVKDYMAKTPGLSVEEAARKVRYDFLREVKNAQSCDVIAVAHNRDDLIETMLLRMARGTGLKGVVGLRPSNGDIVRPLLFCDMQRIMDYVTINMVTFMEDETNLDTSFDRNSVRLKIVPELKRLNPSFNEAMWRFFENLYDGYSIVEKDIMEALSSFETIDGILFVENVRLKGMYRALLFETVREIVSKMSSDGYPPSRERIEAFYDLLMSERNGWTVEFREDLKGSRLGNYVFFYKKSLIFETLESVEVFSLPFEISLGGWRLRIREGKKLSGRLDGRFLSVCGIRRMTLPLKLRPADKKDYIVPFGMSGTKRIERIVSEKGLKGFWSKLLILENARGEILWVPGIVTSELCRADPSCTELVVFSLERR
- the rny gene encoding ribonuclease Y, producing the protein MILVIVGIMVGLAAGFTLAYYILIPRAVKKVKDDLQNQLKAAKQDSESILKRANEEAEHLKKKALIEGREELHKLREEQEKEFKRDREELKQWEERISRREDNIDKKEETIEKARQQVENERIAVETMKEEAEKKLFHLSELTMEEARDIVLKRAEEIYEHDLAQKLKQLKDQYDEEGSRYAKWVIVNSIQRYAADYTGDVTVSTVSLPSDEMKGRIIGREGRNIRAFEKLTGSDLVIDDTPEVVVVSCFNPLRRAIAKMTLDKLVEDGRIHPARIEEMYEKSKKEIYNEIKEAGQEALMKVGIPSMHPELVKLLGRLKFRTSYGQNVLQHSIEVAHLAALMASELGLNVDKVKRGAILHDIGKAVDHEIEGSHSIIGGEIAKRFGEKNQVVNMIQYHHGETEAITPEAVLVAAADAVSASRPGARRESLDMYIKRLESLENIATGFKHIEKAYAIQAGREIRVIVEPEKVDDILAEKLAMDIAKKIEEELEYPGVIKVTVIRERRSVSYAS